Proteins encoded by one window of Candidatus Obscuribacterales bacterium:
- the lon gene encoding endopeptidase La has product MPDINEQTFPLIPLRDVVVFPQMVTPLFVSRQKSIAGLEQALMRDDRLIVLVAQKDPECEEPQEKDLYTVGTLAEVMQMLKLPDGTVKVLVEGSCRVQLNKLTVGETNLEAKVSEQKEIDSEDQLTKTLIRVSVNKFEQYVKATKKINPESLLAVSGIGQPGRLADIIATYLSLDVAERQKCLEMVDATERLEYISQLLSRELELAQLEQQIHDRVRFNLEKTQREYFLREKLKIIQDELSNEGGELNEIAEYKQKIASAQMPAQAEEKANKELGRLEKMMPQTAEASVIRTYLDTLVSLPWSKSSADVLDLKRAEKILDEDHSGLEKVKERILEYLAVRKLSNKPQSTILCLVGPPGVGKTSLVKSIARAMNREFSRISLGGISDEAEIRGHRRTYIGAMPGRILQAIKHADTKNPVILLDEIEKMTRSYMGDPTAAMLEVLDPDQNDTFTDHYLDAPFSLREVIFVATANALDYVPRPLLDRLEVIRLSGYTEEEKVQIAEQHIIPKTLEKHGLAGKQLKFATPAIRKIVQEYTREAGVRNLERAIATICRKVATEIVKRKESSVRIIPQNVSKYLGAAKILRDKETPGPQVGIVNGLAWTETGGETLSIEVNTMPGKGKLQLTGQLGDVMKESAQAAFSYIRSHADRLGIDDNFQDNLDIHIHIPEGAIPKDGPSAGIAIALALISAITKQPVRASLAMTGEITLRGRVLAIGGLKEKVLAAVRQGIKTVLFPASNTKDLEDIPDYVTDKIELIPVSHLDEVLSVAFRKSNTKSKKSKSRANVRSSSRRLASNSQH; this is encoded by the coding sequence ATGCCTGATATAAACGAACAGACATTTCCTTTGATACCACTGAGAGATGTGGTTGTTTTCCCGCAAATGGTGACACCATTATTTGTCTCCAGGCAGAAGTCTATTGCTGGTTTGGAACAGGCACTGATGCGCGATGACAGGCTTATTGTGCTTGTCGCACAAAAAGATCCAGAGTGCGAAGAGCCGCAAGAAAAAGATCTCTATACTGTAGGCACTCTTGCCGAAGTTATGCAAATGCTCAAGTTACCTGACGGCACCGTAAAAGTGCTGGTTGAAGGTTCTTGCCGCGTGCAATTGAACAAGCTTACTGTCGGCGAGACTAATCTTGAAGCTAAGGTCAGCGAACAAAAGGAAATTGACAGCGAAGATCAACTGACAAAGACACTTATTCGAGTATCCGTAAATAAGTTTGAGCAATACGTCAAAGCCACGAAAAAAATAAATCCCGAGTCGCTTTTAGCAGTCTCTGGAATAGGACAACCAGGTCGCCTGGCAGACATTATCGCCACCTACTTGAGCCTTGATGTCGCTGAAAGACAAAAATGCTTGGAGATGGTTGACGCCACCGAGCGTCTTGAATACATAAGCCAATTGCTTTCACGAGAATTGGAATTAGCTCAACTCGAGCAGCAAATTCACGATCGCGTGCGCTTCAATTTGGAAAAAACCCAGAGAGAATACTTCTTGCGCGAAAAGCTCAAAATAATTCAAGATGAGTTGAGCAATGAAGGCGGCGAACTAAACGAGATAGCCGAATACAAACAAAAGATTGCCAGCGCACAGATGCCAGCCCAGGCCGAAGAAAAAGCCAATAAGGAATTAGGCCGCCTGGAAAAAATGATGCCGCAAACTGCCGAAGCATCGGTAATTCGCACATATCTCGACACGCTTGTCAGCTTGCCCTGGTCTAAGTCATCGGCTGATGTCCTGGATTTAAAACGTGCGGAAAAAATCCTCGATGAAGATCATTCCGGACTGGAAAAGGTCAAAGAGAGAATTCTTGAATATTTGGCTGTTCGTAAATTGTCCAACAAACCACAAAGCACAATTCTTTGCTTGGTAGGTCCGCCGGGTGTGGGCAAAACAAGTCTTGTTAAGTCAATAGCTCGCGCTATGAATAGAGAATTCTCTCGCATAAGCCTTGGCGGCATAAGCGACGAAGCGGAAATTCGCGGACATAGACGCACTTATATCGGTGCCATGCCGGGCAGAATTTTGCAGGCTATTAAACATGCCGACACAAAAAACCCTGTAATTCTTCTCGATGAAATCGAAAAGATGACGCGTTCTTATATGGGTGATCCGACAGCTGCCATGCTGGAAGTTTTAGATCCGGATCAAAACGACACATTTACCGATCATTATCTGGATGCGCCATTTAGCCTGCGCGAAGTAATTTTCGTAGCCACTGCAAACGCTTTGGATTATGTGCCGAGACCTCTTTTAGACAGACTGGAAGTTATTCGCTTGTCCGGTTATACAGAAGAAGAAAAGGTACAAATTGCCGAGCAGCACATTATTCCTAAGACGCTGGAGAAGCACGGACTAGCAGGTAAGCAATTGAAGTTTGCTACTCCGGCCATTCGCAAAATCGTCCAAGAATACACGCGCGAAGCAGGCGTTCGCAACTTAGAACGGGCCATTGCGACAATCTGCCGCAAAGTGGCCACAGAGATAGTAAAACGCAAAGAATCTTCTGTGCGCATCATTCCGCAAAACGTTAGCAAGTACTTGGGCGCCGCTAAAATCCTGAGAGACAAGGAGACACCCGGCCCACAAGTGGGAATAGTAAATGGTCTTGCCTGGACGGAAACCGGTGGTGAAACACTGTCAATTGAAGTAAACACGATGCCCGGCAAAGGCAAATTGCAATTAACAGGACAATTGGGCGATGTAATGAAAGAGTCTGCCCAGGCTGCTTTCAGTTATATTCGTAGTCACGCAGACAGATTAGGCATTGACGACAATTTCCAAGACAACCTGGATATTCACATCCACATTCCAGAAGGTGCAATTCCTAAAGACGGACCGTCTGCCGGTATCGCCATTGCCCTGGCACTTATTTCTGCAATTACAAAACAACCAGTTAGAGCAAGTCTGGCTATGACCGGCGAAATCACCTTGCGTGGTCGAGTGCTGGCAATAGGCGGACTTAAAGAAAAGGTCCTGGCTGCAGTTAGACAAGGCATTAAGACAGTGCTTTTCCCGGCAAGCAACACAAAAGACCTGGAAGATATCCCTGACTATGTAACCGACAAGATTGAACTTATTCCAGTATCGCATCTAGATGAAGTTCTATCTGTTGCCTTTCGCAAGAGCAACACGAAGAGTAAAAAGAGCAAGTCACGCGCCAATGTCCGCTCAAGCTCACGACGATTAGCGTCTAATTCCCAACACTAA
- the mqnC gene encoding dehypoxanthine futalosine cyclase, which yields MVTTLLKEAATGRRLTVAEAARIYREASLLDLAWAANEVKRRFHKDDEPITFVIDRNVNYTNVCNAYCQFCAFYAAPGSNKAYVLPYEQIKEKIKELIALGGTQLLLQGGHNPELGIEYYEELLGTIRRDFPNLTLHALSPSEIDHITRVSNLSLEKTLERLIAAGLSSIPGGGAEILVERVKDAISPLKMPAARWLEVMECAQKMGLKTSATMMYGTVETIEERIEHLIKLRDLQDKTNGFTAFITWSFQPGGTPMARKMTHETTAVEYLRMVAIGRLVADNIPNVQTSWVTQGLGLGQAAFAFGANDFGGTMMEENVVSAAGTYFDVSLKQMIEAIHAAGHDAAQRDTQYNLLKTFPRKVLQPA from the coding sequence ATGGTTACAACTCTTCTGAAAGAAGCAGCTACAGGGCGCCGTTTAACGGTAGCTGAAGCGGCTCGTATTTACAGAGAAGCAAGTTTGCTCGATTTAGCGTGGGCTGCTAATGAAGTGAAGCGTCGCTTTCACAAAGACGATGAGCCGATTACTTTTGTTATTGACCGCAATGTCAATTACACCAATGTTTGTAATGCCTATTGCCAATTTTGCGCTTTCTATGCGGCACCTGGTTCCAACAAGGCTTATGTTCTTCCCTACGAGCAAATCAAAGAAAAGATTAAAGAGTTGATTGCTCTTGGTGGCACACAACTCCTTTTGCAAGGTGGACATAATCCGGAATTAGGCATTGAGTACTACGAAGAATTGCTTGGTACCATTCGCCGTGATTTTCCAAATCTGACTTTGCATGCTTTGTCACCATCGGAAATTGATCACATCACGCGTGTGAGCAATCTGTCATTGGAAAAAACTCTCGAAAGACTTATTGCTGCTGGTTTGTCATCCATCCCCGGTGGTGGTGCAGAAATTCTTGTTGAGCGTGTTAAGGACGCAATAAGCCCGTTGAAGATGCCGGCTGCTCGCTGGTTGGAAGTAATGGAATGTGCTCAGAAAATGGGTCTTAAGACATCGGCAACGATGATGTATGGCACTGTGGAGACAATTGAAGAGCGCATTGAGCACTTGATCAAACTGCGTGATTTGCAAGATAAAACAAATGGTTTCACAGCTTTTATCACATGGTCATTCCAGCCAGGCGGAACGCCGATGGCCCGCAAAATGACTCACGAAACAACTGCAGTTGAATACCTGCGAATGGTTGCTATCGGTAGATTGGTTGCCGACAATATTCCTAACGTGCAGACATCCTGGGTCACACAGGGATTGGGCTTGGGACAAGCAGCATTTGCTTTCGGCGCAAATGATTTCGGCGGGACTATGATGGAAGAAAACGTTGTTTCTGCTGCTGGAACTTACTTCGATGTAAGTCTCAAGCAGATGATTGAAGCAATTCACGCTGCCGGTCATGATGCAGCTCAGCGTGACACGCAGTATAACCTTTTGAAGACTTTCCCCCGTAAGGTCCTCCAGCCGGCTTAA
- a CDS encoding J domain-containing protein: MVKYKDYYQTLGVSRTATEKEIKSAYRKLARQYHPDTHQGKGKAEAEEKFKELTEAYEVLKDAEKRKRYDMLGANWKAGADFTPPPDMGGFTFDFGRMGGMGGMGGMGGGAQFSDFFDILFGQAMAGQAGRARGGAGGTTGGPFGFGGAQEADFGTPRRQSADQEADVELSIEEIASGTMRKIQITEPGGKTRTLEVKIPKGVRAGSKVRMAGEGGMGSQGKRGDLYLKVKVKPHPYYKLEGDNLITEVQITAPKAVLGGEAHVTTLDGSVTVTIPPFSQSGKLLRLKGKGLPQLKTATRGDHLIRIKVALPTELTSEEKEHWQALDKLGAKSAAGV; the protein is encoded by the coding sequence ATGGTCAAATACAAAGATTACTATCAAACTCTTGGCGTCTCGCGCACCGCAACAGAGAAAGAAATCAAGAGCGCCTATCGTAAGCTGGCGCGGCAATATCACCCGGATACTCATCAGGGCAAAGGCAAAGCCGAAGCTGAAGAGAAATTCAAAGAACTCACCGAAGCCTACGAAGTTCTGAAGGACGCTGAAAAGCGCAAGCGTTACGACATGCTGGGTGCCAACTGGAAAGCAGGCGCCGATTTTACACCTCCGCCTGACATGGGTGGGTTCACTTTCGATTTCGGTCGCATGGGCGGAATGGGTGGAATGGGAGGCATGGGCGGTGGCGCACAGTTTTCCGACTTCTTCGATATCCTTTTTGGACAAGCAATGGCCGGTCAAGCCGGACGTGCTCGTGGTGGCGCCGGTGGTACCACCGGTGGACCATTTGGATTCGGCGGCGCACAGGAAGCGGATTTTGGCACGCCGAGAAGGCAAAGCGCCGATCAAGAAGCCGACGTTGAATTGAGTATCGAAGAAATTGCCAGCGGCACGATGCGTAAAATTCAAATAACCGAACCTGGCGGCAAGACACGCACACTCGAAGTCAAAATACCAAAAGGAGTGCGCGCGGGCTCCAAAGTGAGAATGGCAGGCGAGGGCGGCATGGGATCGCAAGGTAAGCGCGGCGACCTTTACTTAAAAGTAAAAGTGAAACCACACCCATACTACAAACTCGAAGGTGACAACTTAATTACGGAAGTGCAAATAACCGCACCAAAAGCTGTTCTCGGCGGTGAAGCTCATGTAACAACACTGGATGGTTCGGTCACTGTAACAATTCCACCGTTTAGTCAAAGCGGCAAATTGTTGCGCCTTAAGGGCAAAGGACTTCCGCAACTAAAAACAGCAACAAGAGGCGACCATCTTATTCGCATTAAGGTGGCATTACCGACAGAATTAACAAGCGAAGAAAAAGAACATTGGCAGGCGCTCGATAAGCTTGGCGCAAAGAGTGCTGCTGGGGTTTAA
- a CDS encoding tetratricopeptide repeat protein — translation MNQLKYICLAACLSISCVLPALSVDINEQAKKLVEAGKLQEALALEQDVARKEPNSATPHLAMTAIYQAMGMSNKALEEAELAVKLSPSSGNAHYNLATVYYSRKQLGPALAQYQKAVSLGKGDVNAQRAVAQCLLESGRIPEALSRLESLSKRYPADKDIWLNLGRAYLLYGDATAAGAAAEKAVDLAPDFYPALILKADVKLSSAQFSDARDLAMKALSINPQYPVAYLVLGQLASYNIDKPNEAKTVILQAKKFVKNAPEVFFILGGGFARVAATKTVAQDPRLSRQWWDVAELALKTAADQAPHQLEPNMLIAKLLLDKRRPVEALPYAERAYAIAPDNKQVQQVYKAASVARYDLIGNFMNWWQTTFQKQ, via the coding sequence ATGAATCAACTGAAATACATTTGTTTGGCTGCATGTCTTAGTATCTCCTGCGTGCTACCGGCTCTCAGCGTCGATATAAATGAACAAGCAAAAAAACTTGTCGAGGCTGGCAAGCTACAAGAAGCTCTTGCTCTTGAACAGGATGTCGCTCGCAAAGAACCTAACTCAGCGACACCTCACCTGGCAATGACAGCCATTTACCAGGCAATGGGTATGAGCAATAAGGCATTGGAAGAAGCTGAGCTGGCAGTGAAACTCAGCCCATCAAGCGGCAACGCTCACTACAATTTGGCAACTGTCTATTACAGCCGCAAGCAATTAGGTCCAGCTTTGGCTCAATACCAAAAGGCTGTCAGCTTGGGTAAGGGCGATGTGAATGCCCAGCGTGCGGTAGCACAGTGTCTTTTAGAGTCAGGTCGTATACCTGAAGCACTATCACGATTGGAATCTCTGAGCAAAAGATATCCTGCCGATAAGGACATTTGGCTGAATCTCGGTCGCGCCTACTTACTTTATGGAGACGCCACAGCAGCAGGAGCAGCTGCCGAGAAGGCAGTAGACTTGGCACCGGATTTCTATCCGGCGCTCATACTAAAAGCTGACGTCAAATTGTCATCTGCGCAGTTCAGCGACGCGCGCGATCTGGCAATGAAGGCATTGTCTATCAATCCCCAGTATCCGGTTGCTTATCTGGTTTTAGGTCAATTGGCCAGCTACAACATCGATAAGCCAAATGAAGCTAAGACGGTTATTCTGCAAGCAAAGAAATTCGTCAAGAACGCGCCGGAAGTATTTTTCATACTAGGCGGCGGTTTTGCCCGCGTTGCCGCCACAAAAACTGTCGCACAAGATCCAAGACTCTCACGTCAATGGTGGGACGTTGCAGAACTTGCTCTAAAGACTGCAGCAGATCAGGCTCCTCATCAGTTAGAACCCAATATGCTTATCGCCAAACTTTTACTAGATAAAAGACGTCCTGTCGAAGCGTTGCCCTACGCTGAGCGCGCTTATGCTATTGCTCCCGACAACAAGCAAGTGCAACAGGTCTACAAGGCAGCTTCTGTTGCCAGATACGACTTAATCGGAAATTTCATGAATTGGTGGCAAACAACTTTCCAAAAGCAGTAA
- a CDS encoding tetratricopeptide repeat protein has product MARAESLQLGSVFKSAVSWQVVFGAVMCLAFYMTIAQPEAKLSDERETKSAKSATLDSPEILRQADTMEPSILLAEGKMDLAVTKAHALAKTKPLDPIAMICVGNVLTEISDKEEGFRFLKRSVALAPNSRYARLNLASKLIEDNQFQPAEVQLSMIINAYPDWSKPRVDLANIYLKTGRVSEAVAEFGAALKSDPNNFEARRQRALALASIDQYREGLAEYVLADSIEQQVMGLPKDVRKMKETWGSLDRALFQLIRERQDRPEDPSVRVRLARLYLYMGQLRESRQLLIEARKAAPTDPEIQRNLAVVLQKLGDTTQALTAFTNAAKYSAIQAPIQQVPQGDGQRQAGPSSSGSGG; this is encoded by the coding sequence TTGGCAAGAGCTGAGTCGCTACAACTAGGTTCCGTTTTTAAGAGTGCTGTCAGTTGGCAGGTCGTCTTTGGCGCTGTGATGTGTCTTGCCTTTTACATGACGATTGCCCAGCCGGAAGCTAAACTCTCAGACGAAAGAGAAACTAAGTCAGCGAAATCTGCAACGCTGGATTCGCCGGAAATTTTGCGACAAGCCGACACAATGGAGCCAAGCATTTTGTTGGCCGAAGGCAAAATGGATTTAGCTGTAACCAAAGCCCACGCTTTGGCTAAGACAAAACCACTAGATCCAATTGCGATGATTTGCGTCGGTAATGTGCTTACAGAGATTTCTGACAAGGAAGAAGGCTTTCGTTTCTTAAAGAGATCAGTTGCGCTAGCGCCCAATAGCAGATATGCGCGATTGAATCTAGCTTCCAAGTTGATTGAAGACAATCAGTTCCAACCTGCTGAAGTGCAATTGAGCATGATCATTAACGCTTATCCTGACTGGTCAAAACCTAGAGTTGATCTGGCAAATATTTATTTGAAAACAGGACGAGTAAGTGAGGCTGTTGCCGAATTCGGCGCGGCGCTTAAATCTGATCCGAATAATTTTGAGGCTAGACGACAAAGGGCTCTAGCATTGGCATCCATTGACCAATACAGAGAGGGATTAGCCGAGTATGTTTTGGCTGACTCAATCGAACAACAAGTAATGGGATTACCCAAAGACGTAAGAAAAATGAAAGAGACTTGGGGATCCCTTGATCGAGCACTCTTTCAATTAATTCGAGAGCGTCAGGATCGCCCTGAAGATCCATCCGTGCGCGTTCGTCTAGCCAGGCTTTACCTATACATGGGTCAATTGCGTGAATCACGTCAACTACTTATTGAAGCGCGTAAAGCCGCGCCAACAGATCCGGAAATTCAGCGCAACTTAGCAGTCGTATTGCAAAAGCTTGGTGATACTACACAAGCACTTACTGCATTTACTAACGCCGCTAAATACAGTGCAATCCAGGCACCTATTCAGCAAGTGCCGCAAGGTGATGGGCAGCGTCAAGCTGGACCTAGCTCCAGTGGGTCCGGCGGCTAA
- a CDS encoding adenylosuccinate synthase, translating to MANVIVVGAQFGDEGKAKVTDLLSRNADIVVRYQGGANAGHTVVVDGDTFKFHLIPSGILYKGKTCVLGPGMVIDPKAFVKEVKGLTDRGLDDSGLKVSNTAHVTMPYHLAIDAADEESRGDHKIGTTKRGIGPTYADKCARSGIRVEDLLDKDILRSKLEWLVPKKNVILERMYNLPPFDIDAVYNEYLEYGKQMAKYVCDTSAIIFNAVQERKNILFEGAQGTLLDLDHGSYPYVTSSNPSAGGACTGAGIGPTIIDRVIGVSKAFMTRVGEGPFPTEQEGKIGEALRQVGKAWAEVGVTTGRPRRCGWFDTVIGRYAVRINGLDCLAITKLDVLDEFDEIQVCVGYRDKQSGQVLKNISSLAGAFRHAEPIYETFKGWKESTSECRSFKDLPKQAQRYLDFIASELEVPVAIVSVGPMRDQTIIIEDPIHGPKRVLTHVNN from the coding sequence TTGGCAAACGTAATAGTCGTTGGCGCACAATTTGGTGACGAGGGTAAGGCTAAGGTCACGGACCTTCTTTCTCGGAACGCCGACATAGTAGTCCGTTATCAGGGTGGCGCAAATGCCGGTCACACCGTTGTTGTTGACGGCGACACATTTAAGTTCCACTTGATTCCTTCAGGAATTTTGTACAAAGGAAAGACCTGCGTTTTGGGACCAGGCATGGTCATTGATCCCAAAGCATTCGTCAAAGAAGTAAAAGGACTGACTGACCGGGGACTCGATGATTCCGGTTTGAAGGTGTCCAACACTGCTCATGTCACAATGCCTTATCACCTTGCCATTGACGCAGCCGATGAAGAGTCTCGCGGTGATCACAAGATCGGCACCACCAAGCGCGGCATTGGACCAACTTACGCCGACAAATGTGCTCGTTCGGGAATTCGCGTTGAAGACCTGCTCGACAAAGATATCTTGCGCAGCAAACTCGAATGGCTTGTTCCAAAGAAAAACGTCATTCTTGAACGCATGTACAATTTGCCACCATTTGATATTGATGCCGTTTACAACGAGTACCTCGAGTACGGTAAACAAATGGCAAAATACGTCTGCGACACATCAGCCATTATTTTCAATGCCGTTCAAGAGCGTAAAAATATTTTGTTTGAAGGCGCCCAAGGTACTCTGCTAGATCTCGATCACGGCAGCTATCCATACGTTACAAGTTCCAACCCATCAGCGGGCGGTGCCTGTACCGGTGCCGGTATTGGACCAACAATTATCGACAGAGTAATTGGCGTATCCAAAGCCTTCATGACTCGCGTAGGTGAAGGTCCTTTCCCAACTGAACAAGAAGGCAAGATTGGTGAGGCTTTGCGTCAAGTAGGCAAAGCTTGGGCAGAAGTCGGTGTTACAACCGGTCGCCCGAGACGTTGCGGATGGTTCGATACGGTAATCGGACGCTATGCAGTGCGCATCAACGGCTTGGATTGTTTGGCAATTACAAAGCTGGATGTCCTCGACGAATTTGATGAGATTCAAGTTTGCGTGGGCTACCGCGACAAGCAATCGGGACAAGTATTGAAGAATATTTCTTCATTAGCCGGTGCTTTCAGACATGCTGAGCCTATCTACGAAACATTCAAAGGTTGGAAAGAATCGACAAGCGAATGTCGCAGCTTCAAGGATTTGCCGAAGCAAGCTCAGCGCTATCTCGATTTCATCGCCAGCGAATTGGAAGTTCCAGTTGCAATAGTTAGCGTTGGACCAATGCGTGATCAAACAATCATCATTGAAGATCCAATTCACGGACCGAAGCGCGTACTTACACACGTAAATAACTAG
- a CDS encoding alkaline phosphatase family protein: MSKPKQWRLAMSALLSSLVLLSSFGANQAQAQSDDNRKPKLVVMIVADQLSYDYLARYRDKFGAGGLRYLIDNGANFTNCRFRQLTSHTACGDTIISTGAYPWATGIIADDWFDRRKGKEVSATADDQATIVGGQGLGASAKAMLGTTIGDQMKLATNGRSRVVTVSIGERPAVFLAGRLADEAYWWDTRSGSFVTSSQYSRSLPSWAQSFNNQRFADKYFGQTWQRLLNETQYSASSRDDYTYEKPLPGDGKQFPHVITGGATGPSEKFYSTFAMTPFANQMVSDFAKEAIDKEGLGQRPDPDLIAINFGAGEGLGEHFGPYSQEVQDLVLRLDQTLANLFQTIDQKVGLDKCLIVLTADHGIAPIPEFLKEKGLDAGRIDPKAFKTLVDSALDAKLGADDWVESFVPPNVYLNLNAIDRQKYRQPDVEAVAAKIARSVPGVGDVYTAVQFFMNQVPSGPLADAVRKNYFWGRSGELVVITKPGWIFSSEQNGTEKGSPYAYDTQVPLIISGFGIKGGSYATTASPADIAPTVAAILGIDQPSLAEGRALSESLGQMFGPPKPRSLANQQ, encoded by the coding sequence GTGTCGAAACCGAAACAATGGCGTCTAGCAATGTCCGCATTGTTATCATCACTTGTCTTGCTTAGCTCTTTCGGAGCAAATCAAGCGCAAGCACAATCTGATGACAATCGAAAACCAAAATTAGTCGTAATGATTGTTGCCGACCAACTTTCCTACGATTACTTAGCCAGGTATCGTGACAAGTTTGGCGCCGGTGGTCTTCGCTACCTGATTGACAACGGAGCAAACTTTACAAATTGTCGTTTTCGCCAGCTGACAAGCCACACCGCATGTGGTGACACAATCATTTCAACAGGAGCCTATCCGTGGGCAACAGGAATTATTGCCGATGATTGGTTTGACAGACGCAAAGGCAAGGAAGTATCAGCCACTGCCGACGATCAAGCAACAATAGTCGGTGGACAAGGACTTGGTGCATCGGCCAAAGCAATGCTGGGCACCACAATTGGCGATCAAATGAAACTCGCCACCAACGGTAGATCAAGAGTTGTCACCGTTTCTATCGGAGAGCGTCCGGCAGTATTTTTAGCCGGTCGTTTGGCTGATGAAGCTTACTGGTGGGACACGCGTAGCGGCAGTTTCGTCACGTCGAGTCAGTACAGCCGCAGCCTTCCTTCATGGGCGCAATCTTTCAACAATCAGCGCTTTGCCGATAAATATTTCGGACAGACCTGGCAGCGTCTCTTAAATGAGACACAATATTCTGCTTCCAGCCGCGATGACTACACCTACGAAAAACCACTTCCAGGTGACGGCAAACAATTCCCACATGTAATTACAGGTGGTGCAACTGGTCCTTCGGAAAAGTTCTACTCAACTTTTGCTATGACACCATTTGCTAATCAGATGGTTTCAGATTTCGCCAAAGAAGCAATTGATAAAGAAGGACTCGGTCAACGTCCCGATCCGGATCTAATCGCTATCAACTTCGGTGCCGGTGAAGGTCTTGGCGAACACTTTGGTCCTTACAGCCAAGAAGTGCAAGATCTCGTGCTCCGCCTAGATCAGACTCTGGCAAATTTGTTCCAAACCATTGACCAAAAGGTCGGTCTGGATAAGTGCTTAATTGTTCTCACAGCAGATCACGGCATTGCACCGATACCTGAATTCCTCAAGGAGAAAGGGCTTGATGCAGGACGTATTGACCCTAAAGCCTTCAAGACATTGGTTGATTCGGCACTTGATGCCAAATTAGGCGCCGATGATTGGGTTGAATCGTTTGTGCCACCAAATGTCTACTTGAACCTGAACGCAATTGACAGACAGAAATATCGCCAACCCGATGTTGAAGCTGTGGCAGCTAAAATTGCTCGCTCCGTGCCCGGTGTTGGTGATGTCTACACAGCAGTGCAGTTTTTCATGAACCAAGTACCATCAGGCCCATTAGCAGATGCCGTTCGCAAGAACTACTTCTGGGGACGCTCCGGCGAATTAGTTGTTATAACCAAGCCAGGCTGGATCTTCTCGTCTGAACAAAACGGAACTGAGAAAGGTTCGCCATATGCCTATGACACTCAAGTACCGCTCATCATAAGCGGTTTTGGTATCAAAGGCGGAAGCTATGCCACTACTGCCTCACCGGCAGACATTGCGCCAACGGTGGCAGCAATACTCGGCATAGATCAACCATCACTTGCTGAAGGTCGTGCATTGTCCGAGTCTCTTGGACAAATGTTTGGACCACCAAAACCAAGATCTTTGGCTAATCAGCAGTAG
- a CDS encoding phasin family protein — MSERTKLLKKAVLTGVGASTNVERVKSALNEALEDLIKVGHELMDDLEIKGKDKTESIEKSLKSFTEEVNKRKGTLEVQITASIKKAIKEFGLMTREDLEELNERLEHLEETLCDGSEGAEGSGTTASRKAKRRNK; from the coding sequence ATGAGCGAAAGAACAAAACTTCTCAAAAAGGCAGTCCTAACAGGAGTCGGCGCTTCTACAAATGTGGAAAGAGTCAAATCAGCTTTGAATGAAGCTCTTGAGGATTTGATCAAGGTTGGTCATGAATTGATGGATGACCTGGAAATTAAGGGCAAAGACAAAACAGAATCAATTGAAAAGAGCCTTAAGTCGTTTACTGAAGAAGTAAACAAGCGTAAAGGAACTCTTGAAGTACAAATCACAGCTTCTATAAAGAAAGCAATCAAAGAGTTCGGCTTGATGACTCGTGAAGATTTGGAAGAATTGAACGAGCGCTTGGAGCACTTAGAAGAAACATTGTGCGACGGCAGCGAAGGTGCAGAAGGTTCTGGTACAACAGCTTCCAGAAAAGCAAAGCGCCGCAATAAGTAA